From Candidatus Sphingomonas colombiensis, one genomic window encodes:
- a CDS encoding nuclear transport factor 2 family protein — translation MPDLESRIDRLESLDQIRQLPARYALALDMRDMDAMVSLFPADVRVGKDASGRAALRAYMDRTLRSPFTGTSHHIGGHIIEFDDPDHAHGIVYSKNEHETGDEWVIMQMMYVDDYVRIDGRWHFARRLPLYWYATDLNKPPIGANKMRWPGTDWAEGNFHKLFPSYEEFWARAGDSAAPVPPPAPLDGFINAMRRGNAAPRVKVRAD, via the coding sequence TTGCCGGATCTGGAATCCCGTATCGACCGCTTGGAGTCGCTGGACCAGATCCGGCAGCTCCCGGCCAGATATGCGCTGGCGCTCGACATGCGTGACATGGATGCGATGGTCTCGTTGTTTCCGGCTGACGTGCGTGTCGGCAAGGATGCAAGCGGCCGCGCCGCGCTGCGCGCCTATATGGATCGCACGTTGCGTTCGCCGTTCACCGGCACCTCGCATCATATCGGCGGCCATATCATCGAGTTCGATGACCCCGATCACGCGCATGGCATCGTCTATTCCAAGAACGAGCATGAAACCGGCGACGAATGGGTCATCATGCAGATGATGTATGTCGACGATTATGTCCGCATCGACGGGCGCTGGCATTTCGCGCGCCGCTTGCCGCTTTATTGGTACGCCACCGATCTCAACAAACCGCCGATCGGCGCGAACAAGATGCGCTGGCCGGGCACCGATTGGGCGGAGGGCAATTTCCACAAACTGTTTCCGAGCTACGAGGAATTCTGGGCGCGCGCCGGTGATAGTGCCGCGCCGGTCCCGCCGCCCGCACCGCTCGATGGTTTCATCAACGCGATGCGCCGGGGCAATGCCGCGCCGCGCGTGAAGGTGCGGGCGGATTGA
- a CDS encoding SDR family NAD(P)-dependent oxidoreductase, translated as MSGGALKGKVAVVTGASRGIGAGIAARFAAEGARVVAVARTLEPDGKLPGSLAETVERIRAAGGECHALRIDLGDAADRARIIPEVLAQFGRVDIVVNNAAWARFGPIWQQQPRHAHLAFEINYFAPLEIAAAAVPVMKGQGAGWILNISSGTSLLPRPAPFDPADRYFEFHQQGSPTLYGSTKAALERMSAGMAAELAGTGVAINTLAPVGAVASEGALEVGGWDERDHLEPVEAMAEAALALCSRPADELSGRIAVSLPLLEELGIPIRALDGQRLHSEQVAA; from the coding sequence GGGCATTGCGGCGCGGTTCGCGGCGGAGGGCGCGCGCGTGGTTGCGGTCGCCCGTACGCTGGAGCCGGACGGCAAGCTGCCGGGATCGCTCGCCGAGACGGTGGAGCGCATCCGTGCGGCCGGCGGTGAGTGCCATGCGCTGCGCATCGATCTTGGCGATGCCGCCGATCGCGCCCGGATCATCCCGGAGGTGCTGGCGCAATTCGGCCGCGTCGATATCGTCGTCAACAACGCCGCCTGGGCCCGTTTTGGCCCGATCTGGCAGCAGCAGCCGCGCCACGCGCATCTCGCGTTCGAGATCAATTATTTCGCGCCGCTGGAAATCGCGGCGGCCGCCGTGCCGGTGATGAAGGGGCAGGGCGCGGGCTGGATCCTCAACATCTCCAGCGGCACATCGCTGTTGCCACGCCCAGCGCCGTTCGATCCGGCCGATCGCTATTTCGAGTTCCACCAACAGGGCAGCCCGACGCTGTACGGCTCTACCAAGGCGGCGCTTGAGCGCATGTCGGCTGGCATGGCGGCGGAACTCGCGGGCACGGGCGTCGCGATCAATACGCTGGCCCCGGTCGGCGCGGTGGCGAGCGAGGGCGCGCTGGAAGTCGGCGGATGGGACGAGCGGGATCATCTCGAGCCGGTCGAGGCGATGGCCGAGGCCGCGCTGGCGCTTTGCTCGCGTCCGGCGGACGAATTGTCCGGCCGCATCGCGGTCAGCCTGCCACTGCTGGAAGAGCTGGGGATTCCGATCCGCGCGCTGGATGGTCAGCGGCTGCATTCGGAGCAGGTCGCCGCTTAG